A window of the Bacillus sp. A301a_S52 genome harbors these coding sequences:
- the purD gene encoding phosphoribosylamine--glycine ligase: MKVLVIGSGGREHALAWAFARSKRVTEVLVAPGSDAINEEHGCRSVAISETDHEALIELAKREEVSLTMVGPEAPLVAGLVDDFQAAGLTVFGPTKAAAQIEGSKQFAKDIMKKYNIPTAAFETFTDLDDAKAYVQQQGAPIVVKADGLAAGKGVVVAETVDDALTALDDMMAGRKFGEAGASVVIEECLRGEELSYMAFVHGRTVIPMVTAQDHKRAYDGDTGPNTGGMGAYSPVPHLDGQWLKEAEEAVLRPMAEAMVDEGVPFTGILYGGLMITADGPKVIEFNARFGDPETQVILPRLQSDLVEVIERVMAGHDMDLKWSTEACVGVVLASEGYPGTYDKGTVFTLPETNVPERQHWFHAGSKKSEEDWQTNGGRVLLLSTMAPTISEALQHTYDVLETSAWEGLFYRRDIAHQVKE, encoded by the coding sequence ATGAAGGTGTTAGTCATAGGCAGTGGCGGGCGTGAACATGCTCTTGCATGGGCGTTCGCTCGCTCTAAACGAGTAACTGAAGTCCTTGTGGCGCCGGGAAGCGACGCCATTAATGAAGAACACGGATGCCGCTCCGTAGCCATTTCAGAAACAGACCATGAGGCGTTAATTGAGCTAGCTAAACGTGAAGAGGTGTCACTTACGATGGTAGGGCCTGAAGCCCCGCTAGTTGCCGGGCTTGTGGATGACTTTCAAGCAGCAGGCTTAACTGTATTTGGACCGACAAAAGCAGCCGCTCAAATTGAAGGCAGTAAGCAATTTGCTAAAGATATTATGAAGAAATACAACATTCCTACAGCCGCTTTTGAAACATTCACTGACTTAGATGATGCAAAAGCGTATGTGCAACAGCAAGGAGCACCAATCGTCGTGAAAGCAGACGGGTTGGCAGCTGGAAAGGGTGTTGTCGTAGCTGAAACAGTCGATGACGCGTTAACGGCGTTAGATGATATGATGGCAGGACGAAAATTTGGTGAAGCTGGTGCTTCTGTTGTGATTGAAGAGTGTCTTCGAGGAGAAGAGCTCTCTTATATGGCATTTGTTCATGGACGTACCGTAATTCCGATGGTGACCGCCCAAGATCATAAACGGGCGTATGACGGGGATACAGGACCGAACACCGGTGGTATGGGAGCCTATTCACCAGTGCCTCATTTAGATGGTCAGTGGTTGAAAGAAGCAGAGGAAGCTGTGCTACGACCGATGGCAGAAGCGATGGTTGACGAAGGTGTCCCGTTTACTGGTATTTTGTATGGAGGCTTGATGATAACAGCCGACGGCCCTAAAGTCATCGAATTTAACGCCCGCTTCGGTGATCCAGAAACACAGGTGATCTTGCCGCGGTTGCAGTCCGATTTAGTAGAGGTCATTGAGCGTGTCATGGCCGGTCATGACATGGACCTGAAGTGGTCAACTGAGGCCTGCGTAGGTGTTGTGTTAGCGTCGGAAGGTTATCCAGGAACTTATGACAAAGGCACTGTCTTTACTTTGCCGGAAACAAACGTGCCTGAACGTCAACACTGGTTTCATGCTGGGAGCAAAAAAAGCGAGGAAGATTGGCAGACAAATGGCGGCCGTGTTCTTCTCCTATCCACGATGGCCCCTACCATTTCAGAAGCTTTGCAACACACATACGATGTTCTAGAAACAAGCGCATGGGAAGGCCTTTTTTATCGTAGAGACATTGCCCACCAAGTAAAAGAATAA
- a CDS encoding DUF2680 domain-containing protein has translation MRKVVLSMMAALVLSVGAESFLTLEASAEENEQTEEITLTEEQKEEMSALQKEALEQQRTIINKYIEFGVFTEEKGDKIIKHFEKGYEELESTGFIPKWKQPHKKES, from the coding sequence ATGCGTAAAGTTGTATTAAGTATGATGGCAGCACTCGTTCTATCGGTTGGAGCTGAGAGTTTCCTTACCTTAGAAGCGTCAGCGGAAGAAAATGAGCAGACAGAAGAAATCACGCTTACAGAGGAACAGAAAGAAGAAATGTCTGCTTTACAAAAAGAAGCTTTAGAGCAACAACGGACCATTATTAACAAATATATTGAGTTTGGTGTTTTCACCGAAGAAAAGGGCGATAAAATAATTAAGCATTTTGAGAAAGGGTATGAAGAGTTAGAAAGTACAGGTTTCATCCCTAAGTGGAAACAGCCTCACAAAAAAGAATCGTAA
- the purH gene encoding bifunctional phosphoribosylaminoimidazolecarboxamide formyltransferase/IMP cyclohydrolase, with protein MKKRALVSVSDKTGIVPFVQELEKIGVEVISTGGTKRVLEEAGVNVIGIEDVTGFPEMMDGRVKTLHPAIHGGLLGVRDNTEHMGALKEQGIGLIDFVIVNLYPFQATIENPDATFADAIENIDIGGPSMIRSAAKNHRDVAIIVDADDYSVVLEELKTLDGKLSDERKTKLAAKAFRHTAAYDALIGEYLTNHVGEEAPEKLTVTYNRKQMLRYGENPHQQAAFYERPLGNPVSIARAEQLHGKELSYNNINDADAALAVIRDFNGPAVAAIKHMNPCGVGIGSSIFDAYTKAYEADPTSIFGGIIACNREVDEETALKMKEIFLEIIIAPSFSKAALAVLTEKKNLRLLTIDLSSDQPIEQRMTTVSGGALMQETDTLSYEDVEVTIPTKRKPSDRELEQIKLAWKVVKHVKSNAIVLAKDDMTIGVGAGQMNRVGAAKIALEQAGDKAVGSVMASDAFFPMSDTVEAAGQAGIKAIIQPGGSKRDQESIDMADNYGIAMVFTGVRHFKH; from the coding sequence ATGAAGAAGCGAGCGTTAGTCAGTGTGTCAGATAAAACGGGCATCGTCCCATTTGTTCAAGAATTAGAAAAAATCGGGGTTGAGGTCATCTCAACTGGTGGTACGAAACGCGTGTTAGAAGAAGCAGGAGTGAATGTCATTGGCATAGAAGACGTGACGGGATTTCCAGAGATGATGGATGGTCGTGTGAAAACATTACACCCAGCCATACATGGTGGCCTTCTTGGTGTCCGTGATAACACGGAACATATGGGTGCTCTTAAAGAACAAGGAATCGGCTTAATTGACTTTGTTATCGTCAATTTATATCCATTTCAGGCGACGATAGAAAACCCTGATGCCACATTTGCTGATGCTATCGAAAATATTGATATTGGCGGTCCATCGATGATTCGCTCCGCAGCGAAAAACCACCGAGACGTGGCAATTATCGTTGATGCTGATGATTACAGTGTCGTGTTGGAGGAGTTAAAAACGCTTGATGGGAAGCTGTCTGACGAACGTAAGACGAAGCTGGCCGCGAAAGCGTTCAGACATACAGCAGCTTATGATGCCCTTATCGGTGAATACTTAACAAACCATGTAGGAGAGGAAGCTCCTGAAAAATTAACTGTCACATACAACCGCAAGCAAATGCTCCGTTACGGGGAGAATCCTCACCAACAGGCGGCATTTTACGAGCGACCGCTCGGAAATCCAGTTTCGATCGCACGAGCAGAACAGCTGCACGGCAAGGAACTTTCCTATAACAACATTAATGATGCGGATGCGGCTCTAGCTGTTATCCGAGACTTTAATGGACCAGCAGTGGCTGCGATCAAACATATGAACCCGTGTGGTGTGGGGATTGGCAGCTCGATTTTTGATGCCTATACGAAAGCATACGAAGCTGATCCAACCTCTATTTTTGGTGGTATCATTGCATGTAACCGTGAAGTGGATGAAGAGACGGCGTTAAAAATGAAAGAGATTTTCCTAGAAATAATTATCGCTCCGAGCTTTTCAAAAGCCGCTTTAGCCGTTTTAACTGAAAAGAAAAATCTCCGCTTGCTCACAATAGATCTGTCATCAGATCAACCGATCGAACAACGGATGACAACCGTGTCTGGTGGGGCACTCATGCAGGAAACGGACACGTTAAGCTATGAGGATGTAGAAGTGACGATCCCTACAAAGCGCAAGCCATCTGATCGTGAACTAGAACAAATTAAACTGGCTTGGAAGGTCGTTAAGCATGTAAAATCAAATGCCATTGTACTTGCTAAGGATGATATGACGATCGGTGTTGGTGCAGGTCAAATGAACCGTGTAGGAGCGGCTAAAATTGCTCTTGAACAAGCAGGTGACAAAGCGGTAGGTTCTGTCATGGCGTCAGACGCGTTCTTCCCTATGAGTGATACGGTGGAAGCGGCTGGTCAAGCAGGTATTAAAGCGATCATTCAGCCTGGCGGATCAAAACGTGACCAAGAATCGATCGATATGGCTGATAACTATGGCATCGCGATGGTATTTACCGGTGTGCGCCACTTTAAACATTAA
- a CDS encoding GNAT family N-acetyltransferase — MVQVQLVKHKMDYCEQIYKLSSAPQIKNALGLPEGTVENTKQFVKGIIQEECEGRTLSRVILNENSHVIGITTLMYIDFEKKSCHIGSWLGHDYWGKGYNQASKIAILRIAFEELGLEYVFAGARKVNIRSQKAQEKLPFIRLHIEKIFPEEHIALENREKHPCVLNGFYREDFLTYIQRNI; from the coding sequence ATGGTACAAGTACAACTAGTAAAACATAAAATGGACTATTGTGAACAAATCTATAAGCTATCGTCTGCACCCCAAATAAAAAATGCATTAGGACTCCCAGAAGGTACCGTAGAAAATACTAAACAATTCGTTAAAGGTATCATTCAAGAAGAGTGTGAAGGCAGAACATTGTCTCGTGTGATTCTTAATGAGAACAGTCACGTTATCGGTATCACAACCTTGATGTATATTGACTTTGAAAAAAAATCATGTCATATCGGCTCATGGCTGGGACATGATTATTGGGGAAAAGGTTACAACCAGGCATCAAAAATAGCTATTTTACGAATAGCTTTTGAAGAACTTGGCTTAGAATATGTTTTTGCAGGAGCAAGGAAGGTGAATATTCGCTCTCAAAAAGCACAAGAAAAATTACCTTTTATTCGATTGCATATTGAAAAAATTTTCCCAGAAGAACATATAGCTTTAGAAAATAGAGAAAAACACCCTTGTGTGCTAAATGGCTTTTACAGAGAAGATTTTCTTACATATATTCAGAGAAATATTTAA